A region from the Bosea sp. RAC05 genome encodes:
- a CDS encoding type 4 pilus major pilin translates to MIEIAARTTPIVRAAARVRRGLTLIEAAAVLGLLAIVVAGALLLFQSASTNSRVADAASQLANVQQTVRSTYAGQAGFSGLTNTTIASSLPSKMNVAGGGLRHAFNGSITVAPTNTGGGADSGFYITFAGVPAEACIKLATMDMGRAIVGLNFGTSPSTDTPPPIAPSTAQASCGSSGTTTLTWTVAG, encoded by the coding sequence ATGATCGAGATCGCTGCTCGTACCACCCCAATCGTCCGCGCAGCCGCTCGTGTTCGCCGCGGACTGACGCTCATCGAGGCCGCTGCGGTTCTCGGACTTCTCGCAATCGTCGTCGCCGGCGCGCTGCTTCTCTTCCAGTCGGCCAGCACCAACAGCCGCGTCGCCGATGCGGCCAGCCAGCTCGCCAACGTCCAGCAGACCGTTCGCTCGACCTATGCCGGCCAGGCCGGTTTCTCCGGGCTCACCAACACGACCATTGCCTCCTCGCTCCCCTCGAAGATGAACGTCGCCGGCGGCGGGCTGCGTCACGCCTTCAACGGCTCGATCACGGTCGCTCCGACCAACACCGGTGGCGGCGCCGACTCCGGCTTCTACATCACCTTCGCCGGTGTGCCCGCGGAAGCCTGCATCAAGCTCGCGACCATGGACATGGGCCGTGCCATCGTCGGTCTGAACTTCGGCACTTCGCCGTCGACGGACACCCCGCCGCCGATCGCGCCGTCGACCGCCCAGGCCAGCTGCGGCAGCTCGGGCACCACCACGCTGACCTGGACCGTGGCCGGCTGA
- a CDS encoding SNF2-related protein, whose product MKRTFGKIAFDRDTRSWIMERVEPQVVAKLKRVFARVPEAQGDRFRFQDEAGVCADIDWFLSRYPLAISPADAKLLKTRRLDYETYQADLDRVLMPNWSPPGVIGLQPGVVIRRYQQQAIALLQKAKGLLLGDGVGLGKTYTSIGFLASTPDALPAAVVMDANLTRQWKSRIESISNLRVHEIKGTVPYSLPPADVYLFRYSNVRGWASVFVTGFFKAVIYDEIQALRNGFETSKGVACKALSENVRYRMGLSATPVANYGIEAYRILAFLFIGEHPLGTRDEFVREWCAGDEKRVRNPDALGAFLRERHLMLRRSKADVASEIVRSADDLVNRVVKEIAYDVSAEREVEDMARTLAIRSVSGSFVERGQAARDLDILLRQATGVAKAKGVADFVRILLDSGLKVVLAGYHRQVYEIWKKEFADIKYVMYTGSESVSQKNKSEDAFVNGDAQLFMISLRSGAGLDSLQAVCHTLVIGELDWSPIWHRQLEGRLDREGQTAEYVDSYYLTADGGSDPAITEILGLKSAQARGIESPYSAIETVQSDESRLHAMAKDWLARRGIDVAKAAQEVRKSARQQELELA is encoded by the coding sequence GTGAAGCGGACCTTCGGGAAAATCGCGTTCGATCGTGACACTCGCTCCTGGATCATGGAGAGGGTCGAGCCACAGGTTGTCGCGAAGTTGAAGCGGGTCTTTGCTCGCGTGCCCGAGGCTCAGGGCGATCGCTTCCGCTTTCAGGACGAGGCCGGCGTCTGCGCAGATATCGACTGGTTCCTCTCCCGTTATCCATTGGCGATCTCACCAGCTGACGCCAAACTGCTCAAAACGCGCCGGCTGGATTACGAAACGTACCAGGCTGATCTTGATCGGGTCCTGATGCCGAATTGGTCGCCGCCCGGCGTGATCGGGCTGCAGCCCGGCGTCGTCATCCGGCGTTATCAGCAGCAGGCGATTGCGTTGCTGCAGAAGGCCAAGGGGCTGTTGCTGGGCGACGGCGTCGGACTGGGGAAGACCTACACCTCGATCGGCTTCCTGGCCTCGACCCCGGATGCGCTTCCGGCCGCTGTGGTGATGGACGCGAACCTGACCCGTCAGTGGAAGTCGCGCATCGAGTCGATCTCGAACCTCCGCGTCCATGAGATCAAAGGCACCGTCCCCTACAGTCTTCCGCCAGCCGATGTATACCTGTTCCGGTACAGCAACGTGCGCGGCTGGGCTTCCGTCTTCGTGACAGGATTCTTCAAGGCCGTGATCTATGACGAGATCCAGGCCCTGCGTAACGGCTTCGAGACGTCGAAGGGCGTGGCCTGCAAAGCGCTGTCCGAAAATGTCCGGTACCGGATGGGGTTGAGTGCAACGCCGGTGGCCAACTATGGCATCGAGGCTTATCGAATCCTGGCATTCCTGTTCATAGGCGAACACCCGTTGGGCACACGCGATGAATTCGTGCGCGAGTGGTGCGCCGGCGACGAGAAGCGCGTTCGAAATCCCGATGCTCTCGGCGCCTTCCTCCGCGAGCGCCATCTCATGCTTCGCCGCTCCAAGGCGGATGTCGCCAGCGAGATCGTTCGGTCTGCCGACGACCTGGTCAACCGCGTGGTCAAGGAGATCGCTTACGACGTCTCAGCCGAGCGCGAGGTCGAGGATATGGCCAGAACGCTCGCCATTCGATCTGTGTCCGGAAGCTTCGTCGAGCGCGGGCAGGCTGCGCGTGATCTCGATATCCTGCTCCGTCAGGCGACCGGCGTGGCCAAGGCCAAGGGGGTCGCGGACTTCGTCCGGATCCTGCTGGATTCCGGTCTGAAGGTCGTTCTCGCCGGGTACCACAGGCAAGTCTACGAAATCTGGAAGAAAGAATTCGCTGACATCAAGTATGTCATGTACACCGGCTCGGAATCGGTGTCGCAGAAGAACAAATCCGAGGACGCCTTCGTCAACGGTGACGCCCAGCTATTCATGATCTCACTGAGGTCTGGAGCCGGCCTCGACTCCTTGCAGGCCGTTTGCCATACACTTGTCATTGGGGAGCTAGACTGGTCTCCGATTTGGCACCGCCAGCTTGAAGGGCGACTGGATCGCGAAGGCCAAACGGCAGAATACGTCGATTCCTACTACCTGACGGCGGACGGTGGGTCAGATCCTGCCATCACCGAAATCCTGGGCCTGAAATCGGCACAGGCGCGCGGCATCGAGAGCCCCTACTCCGCGATCGAGACGGTGCAGTCCGACGAAAGCCGCCTTCACGCCATGGCCAAGGATTGGCTCGCTCGCCGCGGCATCGATGTCGCCAAGGCCGCTCAGGAAGTCCGCAAGTCGGCCCGCCAGCAGGAGCTCGAACTGGCATGA
- the cas2e gene encoding type I-E CRISPR-associated endoribonuclease Cas2e: MTMTVFITRDVTDRFRGFLASIMPEVSPGVFTSPALPKGVRDRVWNVLSDWWSQVPGGSILMISKDDSSPGRLRILSLGTPVRDVVDLDGVLVGKRRRPNAAAP, from the coding sequence ATGACCATGACGGTTTTCATTACCCGAGATGTTACCGACCGGTTCCGCGGGTTTCTCGCATCCATCATGCCTGAGGTGTCGCCTGGGGTGTTCACGTCGCCAGCCTTGCCTAAAGGTGTCCGAGACCGTGTCTGGAATGTGCTATCGGACTGGTGGTCACAAGTTCCCGGCGGCTCGATCCTGATGATTTCCAAAGACGACAGCTCTCCTGGCAGGCTCAGAATCCTGTCGCTAGGGACGCCGGTGCGTGATGTCGTCGATCTTGACGGAGTGCTGGTCGGCAAGCGCCGAAGACCGAATGCAGCAGCTCCATAA
- the cas1e gene encoding type I-E CRISPR-associated endonuclease Cas1e: MLSGRLGLETARLPHADRHGLVYLDRGRLSVEDGALSFSGVGGGPGGGSAGDYVIPHQSISLVLLGPGGSVTQDALRTLARHGAGLVAVGEDGVRLYTAPPLLSDFSHLARRQVSLWADAKQGRMHVARRMYAMRLGELLPHRDITVLRGIEGSRVKETYRLSAQRIGIKWNGRFYDRTNPMAADLPNQALNHASSALEGAAAIAVTATATIPQLGFIHEDSGQSFVLDVADLFRDQITVNSAFRAVKAVQANPTLSIERTARRMVGEALRKQSVIACMIDRIKALFAPDEEAAPS; the protein is encoded by the coding sequence ATGCTCAGCGGTCGCCTCGGTTTAGAAACAGCCCGACTGCCTCATGCAGATCGCCACGGGCTGGTCTACCTGGATCGCGGTAGGCTGTCGGTTGAAGACGGGGCGCTATCTTTCTCGGGCGTTGGCGGCGGGCCCGGCGGTGGATCCGCTGGTGATTACGTGATCCCTCACCAATCGATCTCTCTCGTCCTCTTGGGGCCCGGCGGTAGCGTTACGCAAGACGCACTCAGGACCCTGGCCCGCCACGGCGCCGGCCTCGTCGCCGTCGGTGAAGACGGTGTTCGCCTTTATACGGCTCCCCCGCTGCTCTCCGATTTCTCTCACTTGGCTCGGCGCCAAGTGAGCCTGTGGGCGGACGCCAAGCAGGGCAGGATGCATGTCGCACGTCGAATGTACGCGATGCGGCTTGGCGAGCTTCTGCCCCATCGAGACATCACCGTCCTGAGGGGGATCGAAGGATCCCGAGTCAAAGAGACCTACCGGCTTTCAGCGCAGCGGATCGGTATCAAATGGAATGGCCGATTCTATGATCGCACCAATCCGATGGCTGCCGATCTACCTAACCAGGCTCTCAACCACGCCTCCAGTGCTCTTGAGGGTGCGGCAGCTATCGCGGTCACTGCGACTGCCACTATTCCTCAGCTCGGGTTCATCCACGAGGACTCTGGTCAGAGCTTCGTGCTGGATGTAGCCGATCTGTTTCGCGATCAGATAACCGTGAACTCGGCGTTCCGCGCCGTCAAAGCCGTCCAAGCTAACCCGACATTGTCCATCGAGAGAACGGCTCGCCGCATGGTAGGCGAAGCACTTCGCAAACAATCGGTCATCGCGTGTATGATCGACCGCATCAAGGCGCTCTTTGCGCCTGACGAGGAGGCTGCGCCGTCATGA
- a CDS encoding type I-E CRISPR-associated protein Cas6/Cse3/CasE, whose translation MLHMIRLNPDVRQAAVWGAANNLLRTADDQGYLWHSLLAAAFGAAAPKPWRLVEPDGRAPYLVGYTAADKAELVDASQFADPLVSAALGLDELAVKRMPVEYRAGQRFGFQIRVRPTVRSSIVLDGEGQMVKRGDRGQRIEIDVLQHAMLVAREQGTGSDIPPETVYGQWLRDRLSDLGADHEPEALKLTSRRRSAIVRRDQSRTLRVHGQSGGGPDVGIAGVIKVVDPAAFPSVLARGVGRHRSFGFGMMLLEPLR comes from the coding sequence ATGCTGCACATGATCCGCCTGAATCCGGACGTCAGGCAGGCCGCTGTCTGGGGCGCCGCGAACAACCTGCTCCGAACCGCTGACGACCAGGGCTATCTCTGGCACTCGCTTCTGGCGGCTGCCTTCGGCGCAGCTGCACCGAAGCCCTGGCGCCTCGTCGAGCCAGATGGGCGTGCCCCTTACCTCGTGGGGTACACGGCCGCCGACAAAGCCGAGCTTGTCGACGCGAGCCAGTTCGCAGATCCGCTCGTATCGGCAGCGCTCGGGCTGGACGAACTCGCCGTGAAGCGCATGCCGGTGGAGTACCGGGCTGGTCAGCGCTTCGGCTTCCAGATTCGCGTTCGCCCTACGGTTCGCAGCAGCATCGTGCTGGATGGCGAAGGCCAGATGGTCAAGCGCGGCGATCGAGGCCAGCGCATCGAGATCGACGTCCTCCAGCACGCCATGCTCGTTGCCCGTGAACAGGGCACAGGGTCAGACATTCCGCCGGAGACGGTCTACGGGCAGTGGCTACGTGACAGGCTCTCTGACCTCGGCGCCGATCACGAACCCGAAGCGCTCAAGCTCACGTCGCGGCGTAGGAGCGCCATCGTGCGCCGTGATCAGAGCAGAACACTGCGGGTCCACGGACAGTCTGGTGGCGGTCCCGACGTCGGCATCGCCGGCGTTATCAAGGTCGTGGATCCCGCCGCATTTCCCTCCGTGCTCGCGCGGGGAGTCGGGCGCCATCGGTCCTTCGGCTTTGGGATGATGCTATTGGAGCCGCTGAGGTAG
- the cas5e gene encoding type I-E CRISPR-associated protein Cas5/CasD — MLALLIRLESPLMAFGREAIDQNGPTRAHPDASMLTGLLANALGYDRTEAERHQRLQDRMTFAVRLDRPGSELRDFQTAQLAKADTGWTTHGVPEGRRGGGGTYESPHIRYRHYLADASLVVSIALSDADEAPTVDEVADALRQPARPIFIGRKPCVPSAPLLIGVVEAPTLLASFDQAPLAQAASSFRFVLPEHEAEGLDRVEVVRLTGHRDWVAGIHSGQQRRAIVSIPAKVSP, encoded by the coding sequence ATGCTGGCTTTGCTCATCAGACTTGAATCGCCGTTGATGGCTTTCGGTCGGGAAGCGATCGATCAGAATGGGCCCACCCGGGCTCATCCTGACGCTTCGATGCTGACGGGATTGCTGGCCAATGCCTTGGGCTATGACCGGACCGAAGCCGAGCGGCATCAGCGCCTGCAGGACAGGATGACCTTCGCGGTTCGGCTTGATCGTCCTGGATCGGAGCTGCGGGACTTCCAGACCGCGCAGCTCGCCAAGGCAGATACCGGCTGGACGACGCACGGGGTGCCGGAAGGCCGTCGCGGCGGCGGCGGGACATATGAGAGCCCGCACATCCGCTATCGTCACTACCTCGCGGATGCATCCCTGGTGGTGTCGATTGCGCTGTCGGACGCCGATGAGGCTCCAACTGTCGACGAAGTGGCAGACGCGCTGCGCCAGCCCGCGCGTCCAATCTTCATCGGCCGCAAGCCGTGCGTCCCGTCTGCGCCACTGCTGATCGGCGTCGTCGAGGCGCCGACGCTTCTGGCTTCCTTCGACCAGGCACCCCTGGCGCAAGCGGCGTCCTCATTTCGTTTTGTGCTCCCCGAGCATGAGGCTGAAGGTCTCGACCGAGTCGAAGTCGTGCGCCTCACCGGTCATCGCGATTGGGTCGCCGGCATCCATTCCGGGCAGCAGCGGCGCGCCATCGTTTCGATCCCAGCCAAGGTGTCTCCGTGA
- the cas7e gene encoding type I-E CRISPR-associated protein Cas7/Cse4/CasC, whose translation MTAPRFLQIHWLASYPGTLINRDDSGLAKRLPFGDAVRTRISSQCLKRHWRTVEDDWALNQIGPEMAVRSREVPEYRVLPALEAEGVATDEIRKAVVLALAQALYGDKAEDVSKRQALLLGEPEIRYLISKVSEIAAAAADAKSAGEAVKTAFKEEKANLSSMRKNGVLEAGLESALFGRMVTSDRAANTDAAIHVAHALTVHAEQGESDYFTVVDDLARDAGESGAGGIFDTELTAGLFYGYVVVDLALLKSNLGGDGALAGKVCEHLVHLIATVSPGAKKGGTAPYAFAEALVVEAGSRQPRTLANAFRQPTAARSEAAAAALAAHLSSVDEAYGAHEKRHHLSLQPIEVPNSSRIGLDGLGKFASAMASA comes from the coding sequence ATGACCGCTCCCCGTTTTCTGCAGATCCACTGGCTCGCCTCGTACCCTGGCACGCTCATCAATCGCGATGACTCGGGCCTGGCCAAGCGCCTGCCTTTCGGCGATGCGGTTCGCACGCGCATCTCATCGCAGTGCCTGAAGAGGCATTGGCGGACAGTCGAGGACGACTGGGCGCTGAATCAGATCGGCCCCGAGATGGCCGTGCGCTCCCGCGAGGTTCCCGAATACCGCGTCCTGCCGGCGCTCGAAGCTGAGGGAGTCGCGACTGACGAGATCCGCAAGGCAGTCGTTCTGGCCTTGGCGCAGGCGCTGTACGGCGACAAGGCCGAGGACGTCTCGAAGCGCCAGGCGCTCCTGCTGGGCGAGCCCGAGATCCGCTACCTGATTTCGAAGGTCAGCGAGATCGCGGCTGCAGCTGCCGACGCGAAGTCAGCCGGCGAGGCTGTGAAGACTGCCTTCAAGGAGGAGAAGGCGAACCTGTCATCAATGCGCAAGAACGGCGTCCTCGAAGCCGGTCTGGAATCGGCGCTTTTCGGCCGCATGGTCACGTCGGACCGGGCTGCGAATACGGATGCGGCCATCCATGTCGCGCACGCACTGACTGTTCACGCCGAGCAGGGCGAGTCAGACTACTTCACAGTCGTCGATGACCTGGCCCGTGACGCCGGCGAATCCGGCGCAGGTGGCATCTTCGACACCGAGCTCACAGCTGGCCTCTTCTACGGCTACGTCGTGGTCGACCTGGCTCTCCTGAAGAGCAACCTCGGCGGCGACGGTGCTCTCGCAGGCAAAGTCTGCGAGCATCTCGTCCACCTGATCGCAACGGTCTCTCCCGGCGCCAAGAAGGGCGGCACAGCACCCTACGCATTCGCGGAAGCTCTGGTCGTTGAAGCCGGCAGCCGCCAGCCCCGCACGCTGGCGAATGCGTTCCGCCAGCCCACCGCAGCCCGCAGCGAGGCAGCCGCCGCGGCGCTCGCTGCTCACCTGTCGTCGGTCGACGAGGCATACGGTGCTCATGAGAAGCGCCACCATCTCAGCCTGCAGCCAATCGAGGTACCGAACTCCAGTCGCATCGGTCTCGATGGGCTCGGCAAGTTCGCCAGCGCCATGGCGTCCGCCTGA
- a CDS encoding type I-E CRISPR-associated protein Cse2/CasB: MTTTDTTRPDSRSGSLTEVLDAIAGHLGTLVRQKATGQIANLRRLDVSAPVDPAFHALIAKHVPDHLFRTRGAAADEPGGEMDMVRRFATVVQIMADRPDALSPKGMGSILGEVGLSEQRLAMLLSARGATFAALARRTAKRVVTAGSPLPYRDFGRLLLLDSRPDHEREAEATRIRVARDFQRSSAH, translated from the coding sequence ATGACGACGACAGATACGACTAGGCCGGACTCACGCTCTGGATCTCTCACCGAGGTTCTGGACGCTATTGCCGGTCATCTCGGCACGCTCGTCCGTCAGAAGGCTACGGGTCAGATCGCGAACCTTCGCCGACTTGACGTTTCCGCACCCGTCGATCCGGCTTTCCATGCGCTCATCGCAAAGCATGTGCCCGATCATCTCTTCCGAACCCGCGGTGCAGCTGCGGACGAACCCGGAGGTGAGATGGACATGGTGCGGCGGTTCGCGACCGTCGTTCAGATCATGGCTGATCGCCCTGACGCGCTGAGCCCGAAAGGCATGGGCTCGATCCTGGGCGAGGTCGGACTGTCTGAGCAGCGGCTCGCCATGCTGCTCAGCGCCCGAGGCGCTACATTCGCTGCCCTGGCTCGCAGAACAGCCAAGCGCGTCGTCACCGCTGGATCTCCGCTCCCGTATCGGGATTTCGGACGCCTTCTTCTGCTCGACAGCAGACCGGACCACGAGCGGGAGGCCGAGGCGACCCGCATCAGGGTGGCGCGGGATTTCCAGCGCTCATCCGCCCACTGA